One Syntrophales bacterium genomic window, AATGAAAATGACAACCGAAAAATCCTTTTTACACGAAAATACCAATTATCGGGTAAAAATCCCCATCTCAACCCGTAAAACCCCCGGTTTTGGAGGTGATAAAGGGTAAGTTGGTCAATAAAATACCCGAAAATTCTAAAAGAAAAAAGGTAATTGTGGCTACTAATGAAGAATCTTGCTGTATATAACTCGTTTCCCATAACAGTTGACAGGCCCATGCAATACCTGGCTGAAAGCCAGGTGAATTCCATGACCAGTGTCTTTCAGGAATGGTACGATACCAGCCCCACAAAAGCAAAAAGAAAATCCCGTGGCCGGTACTGGCTGACGTTTCTTGTTCTGCGATATACGGGCGCAAGGATCGGCGAGGTGCTAAGTATTGACGACAAGGTAGATATTGACTTCCGAAACACGGAAATCAGACTAATCACGCTAAAAAGACACAATTCAAAAGTTCAGTCCCGCATCGTCCCTGTACCGGGAAACGTAACGAGTGAGATTGCCACCTATGTTGCGGAGTTTCCGGATCAGAGAGGTAAAGTGTTTAAGCTGGACCAGAGTAATTTTAGGCAAGTGTTTTGTGAAAGAGCAACGACCGCGAATATACCGAGAGAAATGGCGCACCCTCATATTTTGAGACACACAAGGGCAATCGAGTTACTGAGAGCGGGCGTACCCGTTACGATCGTACAGGACATTCTCGGTCATTCTGCGCTGACAACCACGGCAATCTATTTAAGGATGTCGGGACAGGAAGCTAAGGGGATATTAAGAGATAAAGGATTAATCTAATAGCCCGTAAAGAAGATCAAACCTGATCCACAGACATTACTTTTTCCCATACCCGCTTGACGCCAATCCCTGTAATAATGACAAAAAACCTCCTGACAATATTATGCTAATGTGTATAATACGAATCAGTATAATACCAGGGGAGGGATAATCTATGCTCTTACGAACAGGAATCTGAATCATGAAACAATCACACAGATTAATCATTGCTTTTATGATTTTTCTCTTTATATTTCCTACCGCTCTGCTTGCCGGCCAGTACAATGTGATCCGCGTAGTTGACGGGGATACAATTGTCGTCAATTATCATGGTAAGTACGAAAAGGTCAGACTCCTGTGTGTTAACACCCCGGAATCGGTCCACAGGGACAAAAAACAAAGGTACACGCCATGCAAGGTTTGCAGGCCATAGAAGAAAAAGTAGAGTGAAAAATGAAAATTACAAAAAGAGATACGGTTTTTGACGGAGACTATTTGGGAGTTGTCAGGAAACACTTCATAACAGACACAGGCCAGGAATGTTTTTGGGAAACGATAGAAAGGAAGAACATATATAATGGAGGGGCGGTAGTAATTGTTGCCTTAACTAAAAAAAGAGAGCTGATTCTGGAGAGAAACTGGAGAGTTCCCATAGAATCTTTTGTTATCCAGTTCCCCGCGGGCCTCACTGATAAAAAGGGTGAGAGCGAAGAAGAAGCTGCCAGAAGGGAACTTTTAGAAGAAACCGGCTATAGAGCGGAAAAACTCATTCCTATTATCTCGGTACCCCTGTGCCCGGCGCTGGCTACTACCAGGGCAACTCACTTTTTTGCTCCTGTTGTGGAATTTATAGGGAATACAATAAGGGATGCTACCGAGAAAATCGAAGTTCTAAAAGTCCCACTCGAAGAACTGGATCATTTTTTATTCAATCTTCCTGAAGATACAGAATTGGATCTCAGGGTTCCAGGCATACTCCGGGTTCTCGAAAGGAGAGGTCTGCTCTGAAGAATAAATACTCAGTCTGTCAGAAATAAATCAAAGGGTTTTTCTTACTGATGAAGCTGTATGTAATTTTTGATCTGAAAAATTTGATCACGATATGGTTTGGCTGTCTTAATCTCCTGATTTGACGGCATTTATCAAGTACATAGCAGCTGTCAACAATGTAGAGGTTAAAATATGAATTGAAGATCTAATAAAGATAGCTGCAATTTTTGATTTGATAGTTTTGTT contains:
- a CDS encoding NUDIX hydrolase, whose protein sequence is MKITKRDTVFDGDYLGVVRKHFITDTGQECFWETIERKNIYNGGAVVIVALTKKRELILERNWRVPIESFVIQFPAGLTDKKGESEEEAARRELLEETGYRAEKLIPIISVPLCPALATTRATHFFAPVVEFIGNTIRDATEKIEVLKVPLEELDHFLFNLPEDTELDLRVPGILRVLERRGLL
- a CDS encoding site-specific integrase — its product is MKNLAVYNSFPITVDRPMQYLAESQVNSMTSVFQEWYDTSPTKAKRKSRGRYWLTFLVLRYTGARIGEVLSIDDKVDIDFRNTEIRLITLKRHNSKVQSRIVPVPGNVTSEIATYVAEFPDQRGKVFKLDQSNFRQVFCERATTANIPREMAHPHILRHTRAIELLRAGVPVTIVQDILGHSALTTTAIYLRMSGQEAKGILRDKGLI